In Dermacentor variabilis isolate Ectoservices chromosome 11, ASM5094787v1, whole genome shotgun sequence, one genomic interval encodes:
- the LOC142563341 gene encoding uncharacterized protein LOC142563341 translates to MACAAEKDQGATLTGFARILANADAGVFGSADDVLAIFNTTDEEFCNGSTTCLSAVCTFEEKSSCWAVDRQLVWNRLFNTRGVEMIQLQKGRLHFRTFNVYPEDLITIGDVKFLCLYLWLLRQHRCISGVVVSIPVLAPRHACLFVSLLRLTKYVQKCEIHGSDALKGQFLAKDALRASTLDYLYLLRELGLSAVHMINNDVTILARLVERNKFLIALILIDVEMSVQAFAQLVAKVVEHQTLEELRIKTTAMEPEPLFNKALGLIGQSRTISRLYIHVDRGLSSLLQGLLENSSVRELTLEPTISDAKVMRALADFLEKRESCNHLKACFNTSQFRTTSGALDDLQRIVGKSSLRSLVLSGSTLAPRGARRLADGVAVSRTLKELHLDDCHLACADLQPFVVATKQCATFGQFEELNVGAVLGKEYDQRELFRNILRSGVSDKITLVYNDHLVDPLREALEMSIKLVKFSLFHGVTTETEPLLFGLRKTVKTLRSLCIDTIRVLSSLGGLYVAHLIRKGDSLRVVRLRCRTEPRASDAILKALTKSRSVALLTIERWYLSESVGCTFADMLRQNRSLNRLEVYLYDAKGYELLKDHLVKGLKVNASVSVVKMYQGQQHDEVTVWDFGMLQCFRRNTMILAWVTDVILRDGMCLEAAAVADFFEICDAPLDLFQRTADFSPQMSVLPFAQLVAKLVKHKKLEHLRIKMTTMEDEPLFNKTLGLIGQSCTITRLYIHVDRGLSSLLQGLLKNTSLRELTLEPTINDAKVLCALANFLEKRNTCKHLKACLNTRECFRDRWSRF, encoded by the exons ATGGCTTGTGCCGCAGAG AAAGACCAAGGCGCCACACTTACCGGCTTCGCCAGAATCCTCGCTAATGCGGATGCTGGTGTTTTCGGCAGCGCGGACGATGTCCTCGCCATCTTCAATACGACCGACGAGGAGTTCTGCAACGGCAGCACCACATGTCTCAGTGCCGTCTGCACATTCGAAGAAAAGTCTTCGTGTTGGGCGGTCGATCGTCAACTAGTTTGGAACAGGTTGTTCAACACTCGCGGCGTTGAGATGATCCAGCTGCAGAAAGGAAGGCTTCACTTTCGTACTTTTAACGTCTATCCAGAGGACTTGATCACGATTGGTGACGTCAAGTTCCTCTGCTTGTACCTATGGCTTCTGCGACAGCATCGATGCATCTCAGGAGTTGTGGTGTCTATTCCCGTTCTGGCACCGAGGCATGCGTGTCTGTTCGTGTCACTGCTGAGGCTCACGAAATACGTGCAAAAGTGTGAGATACACGGTAGCGATGCATTAAAAGGACAATTTCTCGCAAAGGATGCACTGAGGGCAAGCACTCTAGACTACTTGTATCTACTGAGGGAGCTGGGACTGTCTGCGGTCCATATGATCAATAATGACGTCACTATCCTGGCCCGTCTTGTGGAACGAAACAAGTTCCTCATCGCCCTCATCTTGATCGACGTAGAGATGAGCGTGCAGGCCTTCGCCCAGCTTGTCGCCAAGGTGGTGGAGCACCAGACACTGGAGGAATTGCGCATTAAGACGACCGCAATGGAACCCGAGCCACTGTTCAACAAAGCCCTGGGTCTAATCGGCCAGTCGCGCACCATTTCGAGGCTGTACATCCACGTCGACCGCGGCTTGTCAAGCCTGCTGCAGGGTCTCCTCGAAAACTCGTCCGTGAGAGAACTAACCCTGGAGCCGACGATCAGCGACGCCAAAGTGATGCGTGCGCTGGCCGACTTTCTGGAGAAACGGGAGTCTTGCAATCACTTGAAAGCCTGCTTCAACACCAGCCAGTTTCGGACCACATCTGGCGCGCTTGACGACCTGCAACGAATCGTCGGCAAGAGTTCGCTGCGCAGCTTGGTGCTTTCGGGATCGACGCTGGCGCCTCGGGGGGCCCGTCGGCTCGCCGACGGAGTGGCGGTGAGCAGAACCCTGAAGGAGCTGCATCTGGACGACTGCCACCTCGCGTGCGCCGACCTCCAGCCCTTCGTGGTGGCCACCAAACAGTGCGCGACATTCGGACAATTCGAAGAACTCAACGTGGGCGCGGTGCTCGGCAAGGAGTACGATCAGCGCGAGCTATTCAGGAACATACTAAGGTCGGGCGTCAGCGACAAGATCACGCTCGTCTATAACGACCACCTTGTGGATCCCTTGCGGGAAGCGCTGGAAATGAGCATAAAGCTTGTAAAATTTTCTCTCTTCCACGGCGTAACTACGGAGACTGAGCCTCTTCTGTTTGGGCTGAGAAAGACGGTGAAGACATTGAGGAGCCTGTGCATCGACACTATTCGA GTACTCAGTAGCCTTGGTGGCTTGTACGTAGCGCACCTCATCCGGAAAGGCGACTCGCTCCGGGTTGTCCGACTGCGTTGCCGCACCGAGCCGAGAGCGTCGGACGCTATCCTCAAGGCTCTAACGAAGTCCAGGAGCGTGGCTCTTCTAACAATCGAGCGCTGGTACCTTTCCGAGAGCGTCGGGTGTACCTTCGCCGACATGCTGCGCCAGAACCGCAGCCTGAACCGCCTGGAGGTCTACTTGTACGACGCCAAGGGTTACGAGCTCCTCAAGGACCACTTGGTGAAGGGTCTCAAGGTCAACGCGTCCGTGTCGGTTGTGAAGATGTACCAGGGCCAGCAGCATGACGAGGTGACAGTATGGGACTTCGGCATGTTGCAGTGCTTCCGCAGGAACACGATGATACTGGCTTGGGTCACGGACGTCATCCTGAGGGACGGAATGTGTCTTGAGGCTGCCGCTGTCGCTGACTTTTTCGAGATTTGCGATGCGCCTCTGGATCTGTTTCAGCGGACAGCCGATTTCTCGCCAC AGATGAGCGTGCTACCGTTCGCCCAGCTCGTCGCCAAGCTGGTGAAACACAAGAAACTGGAGCACTTGCGCATTAAGATGACCACCATGGAAGACGAGCCATTGTTCAACAAAACCCTGGGACTAATCGGCCAGTCATGCACCATCACGAGGCTGTACATCCACGTCGACCGCGGCTTGTCAAGCCTGCTGCAGGGCCTCCTCAAAAACACGTCCTTGAGAGAACTTACCCTGGAGCCGACGATCAACGACGCGAAAGTGCTTTGCGCACTGGCTAACTTTCTCGAGAAACGGAACACCTGCAAACATTTGAAGGCTTGCCTCAATACCAGGGAGTGCTTTCGGGATAGATGGTCACGCTTCTAG